ATTAATCCACACGATGTACATACCACCTCCAAAGGAAGTATCCCTGGCTTCGAACGAATTCTAATCGGTTTTTCGCCTGCTTTTGCAACAGGGATGGAACTTGGCATATGTGGTCTGCTGCCTTTTAATTGTTCAAGACTCCTTCGCCTGCCTGAAGCGGAACAGCCCGAGATGGAACGTATATTGTGGCAGATGCTGCAAGAATGCAAAGAGCGACGCCCTCACTATGAGATCGCCGTAAGAAGTCTCCTTGCCCAACTTTTGATCCGTATTCATCGGGTAGAGGAGGACATCCGGCAGTCATGCCCCAGTCCCTTGCATCCGATGCAGGACAAAATCAGTGAAATTGTCACTTATGTGAATAAAAACTATACCGAACCACTTACGCTGGAGGGTGCAGCCAATCGTTTTTATATCAGTCCATCCTATCTGAGCCGAATGTTCAGCCGGTTTACCGGGTTTCGGTTTAGCGAATATCTGCGTGTTGTTCGTGTCCGAGAGGCACAACGAAGATTGCTGTCCACACAAGAGCGTGTCCAGATGATCGCAGAGAAGGTAGGATTTGAGCATACGGCTCATTTTAACAAAACATTCAAACAGGTTACCGGTACAACACCGCTGCGCTATCGCAAGGAACACCGGTAGATCATCAGATAACTTCATATAAAAGCCGAGTGGGTAGCCTCGCTCCAGAGATTACGTACTCCTTATATCAAAAGGCATCGCGATTACTGGATCTATGGCTACGCCACTACGGCTGAATTGGACCAACTTGTATAAACCCTACTACATACTTTTTATCTGCGAATGATCACGCCACTTCGCACCTCGGGACCCACAGAGATCTGACGACCGTCTGTGTCAGCATCGACTTCACGACATACAATGCCTGCCGACTCGTGTCCGGTCACCATCAGAAGTCGGCCATCTGCGCCTTTGCCCTGAATGCTCTCTAACTCTGCCCCTTTGCACTGGTGCAAATGAACCAGCGGACCTTCGGTGATCTGCGCCTGCAATTCAGCGATATGCAGATGTTTTGCATGAGCACATTGGATACCACTGCGAGCTTGCACGCTGTAACGCTGGATGATCACCCCATCCAAAGGCAGTTCCGGCAATCCACTCACAAGCAACGCAGT
The nucleotide sequence above comes from Paenibacillus sp. W2I17. Encoded proteins:
- a CDS encoding AraC family transcriptional regulator; its protein translation is MSLIEDRIGPKYRIGEHSFTIEHMRRHDGNGMPQPHAHPFYELYYLLEGERVYSMNGQILSARKGDFILINPHDVHTTSKGSIPGFERILIGFSPAFATGMELGICGLLPFNCSRLLRLPEAEQPEMERILWQMLQECKERRPHYEIAVRSLLAQLLIRIHRVEEDIRQSCPSPLHPMQDKISEIVTYVNKNYTEPLTLEGAANRFYISPSYLSRMFSRFTGFRFSEYLRVVRVREAQRRLLSTQERVQMIAEKVGFEHTAHFNKTFKQVTGTTPLRYRKEHR